Sequence from the Maribacter algicola genome:
AGGAAACGCCTCGCAACAAAAGGAACTAAACAATAACATTTTGGTAAGACCTCTTGAACCAGAGGACGTTACTTATGAAATGATACAAGAGCAGGTGGGGAATGCGAATTTAGTTGAAGCTGTAGAACCATTACAAGATAATCCTGGGACAAAATCCATAGAATCCGACCCCAACAAAAGTATGATTATAAAAAGGGCCGATGCCTATTTCGATAAAATGTGGTATTCCGAAGCTGCAAAATTATACGAAACGGCTTTGGACAATAATAAGGTAAACCAATCTTATGAGGTACTACAAAAAATTGCGGACGCTCATTATTTCAATACAAACATGGAGCAGGCCTATAAATGGTATAATGCCATGTATGAAACTTATGGGGATCAAATGTCTGCCGATAATATTTTTAGGTATGCCCATTCATTAAAGGGAACTGGAAAGTATGCCAGATCTAAAAGGTTAATGCGCCTTTACAACAAGAAATATGAAGCCCAACTTGGCGATTATAACAGATCAAATGAACAAAGGGAAGAATTGTTGGATCGCCTATTAAACTCTAAGGACAAGTTCGACATAAGGAATCTTGAAATCAATTCAGAATATAGCGAATTTTCCCCTGCGTTTTTTGAGCAGGACAAGGTTGTTTTCGCCTCTGCTAAGGATTCGTCCGTATATACTACCAGACTTTATAAATGGGACAACCAGCCCTATTTGGACCTTTACACGGCAAAGTTGAACGAAGAGTCGCAAGAATTGCGCGATGCCATTAAGTTCAGCAAGAAAATCAATACCAAATACCATGAGGCCGCAGTTACCTTTACGCCAGATAACAATACCATGTTCTTTACAAGGAACAATTATGGCAAAAAGCTTCGAAGGGACAGTAAGGGTATCAACCATCTAAAAATCTATAAATCGGTCAAGGTCGATGGTGAGTGGGCCGAAGCTACCGAAGTACCTTTCAACAGCGACTCCTATTCAACAGGTCACCCAGTGCTTAGTCCGGATGGCAAGAAAATGTATTTCGTGTCAGATATGCCTGGAAGCATCGGTGAAACGGATATATTCGTAGTGGACCTCAAGGAGGACGGCTCCTTCTCGGAACCTAGAAACTTAGGTCCTGGCATTAATACGGCAAAACGGGAGATGTTCCCCTTCGTGAATGGGGAAAAACTATACTTTTCTTCGGATGGCTATGTAGGCATGGGCGGTTTGGACGTATATGAGGCGGCCTTTAACGAGGATGGCGGTTTTATGGAAGTAAAAAACATGGGTAAACCTATTAATAGCAATAAGGACGATTTCTCATATATTGTAAACGAGGAAAAACAGATGGGCTATTTTGCATCCAATAGGGATGGAGGTAAAGGATTTGACGATATCTATTCCTTTAAAACCCTAAATATAGAGGAAATTCCGGTCGTGAAAAATGCGATTGCCGGTATCGTAACTGAGTTGGTAACCGGCGATGTTATGCCAAGGGCGCTAGTGGAATTATTGGATGAGAACAATATTAAATTGAAGGAGGTCGAAGCAGGTGAAGATGGAAGCTTCATGTTCGAAGACCTAGATGCCAATACAAAATATACCCTTAAAACGACCCGCAATTCCTATTTTGATTATGAAACGGAAGTTGCCACAACGGATAACGATACTATAAACGTGGACATTCAAATGAGAAAGCTCAAGGAAATGATCGCCGTTGAAGACGGTATTCGAAAGCTTAAGACGGAAATGATCCATTTTGATTTTGATAAATCCTACATACGTACTGATGCGGCCAAAGAACTGGATAAGCTAATAAGCGTCATGAACGAATATCCACAGATGGTCATCAAGATAGAATCCCATACCGACTCCAGGGGTAGCGATGTGTACAACAAATACCTCTCGGATAGAAGGGCCAAGTCCACTAGGGAATATATCATTTCCAAAGGAATTGCACCGGAAAGAATCCAAAGTGCCATAGGGTACGGTGAGGAAAGACTGCTCAACGAATGTAATGGCAGTGTACACTGCACGGAGGAAAAGCATTATTTAAACCGTAGATCGGAATTTATAATTGTAGACATGTAATACCATAAACATATTTGATTTAAAAATGGGGCCGGTTTTCTAAAAACTGGTCCCTTTTTCTATGCACTTATGATAAACCAATAAGTGTTTTGTTTAGAGTCGTTTTCGATTGAACGTTAAAATTGACCCTTTATCGATTTTATAAAATATCCTTCTTTTTTGAAAGAATTTATGATCCGTTAATCTAATCTTTTTAGAAATGTGCTTTCTGTTTTCGAAGTTTGGCACTGTAACTTAAAAAACTATGATTATGGGG
This genomic interval carries:
- a CDS encoding OmpA family protein, translating into MSLSIGAQDLQTDLASSALGAPRNTSNQAYSVDRTDDEGFFNATRTNNIPQRTLTDIDGFTDGYYVIAGVFSKDNKLDKQVKKLNKKGFNAGYIKNPKNKLYYLYLNHYRSWQTAIADCKSNFDGQYEDDVWILNMVIDNSFDNSIIASEKDLLENRLPQDGNIIYSEVVTNDADGKATAVYYTKQNNTTAYQEAASGFEESGIASAGKSSSLNKGNASQQKELNNNILVRPLEPEDVTYEMIQEQVGNANLVEAVEPLQDNPGTKSIESDPNKSMIIKRADAYFDKMWYSEAAKLYETALDNNKVNQSYEVLQKIADAHYFNTNMEQAYKWYNAMYETYGDQMSADNIFRYAHSLKGTGKYARSKRLMRLYNKKYEAQLGDYNRSNEQREELLDRLLNSKDKFDIRNLEINSEYSEFSPAFFEQDKVVFASAKDSSVYTTRLYKWDNQPYLDLYTAKLNEESQELRDAIKFSKKINTKYHEAAVTFTPDNNTMFFTRNNYGKKLRRDSKGINHLKIYKSVKVDGEWAEATEVPFNSDSYSTGHPVLSPDGKKMYFVSDMPGSIGETDIFVVDLKEDGSFSEPRNLGPGINTAKREMFPFVNGEKLYFSSDGYVGMGGLDVYEAAFNEDGGFMEVKNMGKPINSNKDDFSYIVNEEKQMGYFASNRDGGKGFDDIYSFKTLNIEEIPVVKNAIAGIVTELVTGDVMPRALVELLDENNIKLKEVEAGEDGSFMFEDLDANTKYTLKTTRNSYFDYETEVATTDNDTINVDIQMRKLKEMIAVEDGIRKLKTEMIHFDFDKSYIRTDAAKELDKLISVMNEYPQMVIKIESHTDSRGSDVYNKYLSDRRAKSTREYIISKGIAPERIQSAIGYGEERLLNECNGSVHCTEEKHYLNRRSEFIIVDM